The genomic DNA CATCGCGCCAGCGGGCGGCGACGGCAATCCAGGCATCACGGTAGGCAGACTGCAGGTTGTTGGTGTTGTTCCACAGCCCGTCGAACGCTTCGTTCACGCGCGGTGTGACGTAACCGATCGGGAAGCCGGCACGGATCAGGCCGCCGGTTTCGGCGGGATGAGCCCATGCCGGAAAACCTTCGCCGGCATAGGCCTCGCCGAACAGGTCCTGATGGAAATCGATCATCACGTAGATGCCGCGAGCGGCCAGCAGCTTGACCACGCGATCGATGCGATCGAGATAGCTGTGGTCGATGACGCCCTGCTGCGGCATGACGCCGGCAAACAGCACGCCCAGGCGCATCGCGTTGAAACCATGCGCCGCCAGCCAGTCGGCATCGGCCGCGGTGAAGCCTTCGAGCGAGTCGGGCGGGGTGTACGGGGCGTGCTTCCAGACGGCGTTGACGCCATGCAGGATCACGACTCTGCCCTGGCGATCAACAAGCCAGCCGCCCTGGTGACGCAGCTGGTCCAGGCTCGGCAGTTTGATCTTCGAAACGGGGCGCGGAGCCGCCGTATAGGCCAGGGTTTCCGGGTGCGAAGTACGAAAGGAAGTGCTCGGCACAGCGCCAGCAACAAGGCTCATGGCCAACAGGGCCCAGATGAATTTCACGGCAGATTCTCGAAGTGCGGCGCTTATCAGCTCAGCGTTGCACTTTAGTGACAATGTTCCGAACTTCGCTACCGCGTTTTCGGAGCCAGCGTTGAAAGCAGGCACTCGGGCGATGAACGGCGGCAGGCGTTCCAGATCGCCGACCAGGATGACGGCACAGCAGAACGGCGCGGAGAAGACGAGAATGCGGTCAGGCTTTCAACCAAGACCCGCCAATGACCGATTCAACTGCCTACACCCCGCCGAAGATCTGGACCTGGGAAAACGAGAACGGCGGACATTTCGCCAGCATCAATCGCCCGATCGCCGGGCCGACCCACGACAAGGAACTGCCAGTCGGCAAGCATCCGCTGCAGCTATATTCGCTGGCGACGCCGAATGGCGTGAAGGTCACCCTGATGCTCGAAGAACTGCTGGCCGCCGGCCATGCCGGTGCCGAGTACGACGCTTGGCTGATCCGCATTCTGGAAGGCGACCAGTTCTCCAGCGGCTATGTCCTGGCCAACCCGAACTCGAAGATTCCGGTGCTGGTGGATCACGGCACGCAGTCGCCGATCCGGGTGTTCGAGTCCGGTTCGATCCTGCTGTACCTCGCCGAGAAGTTCGGCGCCTTCCTGCCGACCAGCGCCTATGAGCGCACGCAGGCCTTGAACTGGCTGTTCTGGCAGATGGGCAGCGCGCCGTATCTCGGCGGCGGCTTCGGCCATTTCTATGCTTATGCGCCGTCGAAGATGGAGTACCCGATCAATCGCTTCACGATGGAAGTGAAGCGCCAGCTCGACGTGTTGAACCGGCAGCTCGGCGAACATCAGTATCTGGCCGGTTCCGAGTACTCGATCGCCGACATGGCCGTGTGGCCCTGGTATGGCGGCCTGGTGCTGGGACGGCTGTACGGCGCCGCCGAGTTCCTGCAGGCCGAGAGCTACGAGCACGTCATGCGCTGGGCCCGGGAGATCGATGCGCGGCCTGCCGCCAAGCGTGGCCAGATGGTCAACCGCAACTGGGGCGAGCCTGCCGGTCAGCTGGTCGAACGTCATGACGCCAGCGACTTCGAGCTGCGCACGCAGGACAAGATCGGCGCGAAGCCTTGATCGGCACGGCGGTCGCGGTGCCGGCAAACCTGTAGCGCGGTTACCGCACCGCGCAGCGACGTCCTGTCCGGGCAGCAGGGCCGGCCGGCCCGCAGATCATCATGACAGCGGCAGCGGCGATCGCCATCAGCGCTTTCCTGGGTTCACCCGCTCTGGCTCGAATCGCCAGCGTGTGAACCACGGCGGTGGCGATGCTTGCCAGCGTGGCCGGATCGCTTGCTTCCGGCAGCTCGCCGATCTGCCGGGCATGGAGCAGACGAGCGCACACCAGTCGATCGAACTCGGTAACCGCTGCACGGAGCAGCGAGCGAATCTCGTCGTCGTCCATCGCTTCCGGCACCGCCGTGCTGATCATGAAGCAGCCGCGTGCGTTGGCTGCCTTCGGCAGATAGACCGTCAGCGTGAATTCGTAGAGCTGCGTCAGCGCCACGGCGAGTGGAAGGTCGTAGTCGAGCGCAGCGGCGATGGCCTGGCTCGATTGCTCGATGTATTGGCCGAGCGCAGCGAGATACAACGCTCGCTTGTCGCCGAAGGCCAGATAGAGGCTGGGGCGATTCATGTCGGTGGCTTCGCAGAGCCGATCCAGCGAAGTCCCGGAGAAGCCCGTCGACCAGAACGCATCGGTGGCGCGTGCGAGCGCCACGTCTGGATCGTAGTTTCGAGGACGGCCCCGCGATCGGCTGGTTTCGTTTTGTACCATCTTGCACAAATATTGAGGGCGTGAACTAATACTGTACCAACCAGTAAGAAAACCGACCAGCTTTCGCAATACCTGCGGATCGCGGCGGTCCACGGGGAGCGACCTTGGCAATCGACGAGATCAAGCACTGCCGCATCGAATCGAACGGCCTGGACGTGGGCTATGTCAGCCGCGGGGAAGGGCCGCTGGTGATGTTCCTTCACGGCTTCCCGGATACCTACCGCGGCTTCCTGCCGATCCTCGATCAGGTAGCGGCTGCGGGTTATCGAGCCGTGGCACCAGCCCTTCGCGGCTATGCGCACAGCGCGATCGCGCCGGATGGCGACTACCGCGTGGAAGCTTCGGCCAAGGATGTTCTTGGCATTGCCGATGCGCTCGGCGCCGATCGCTTTTCGATCGTCGGCCATGACTGGGGCGCCGTCACCGCTTACGCCACATCCAACCTGGCACCGGAGCGCATTGCCCGAATGATCACGGCGGGTGTGCCGCATACCGGACATTTCCTGCTCAACATCCGGCTTCGGCAACTGATTCGATCCAGCTACATGCTGCGCTTCCAGCTGCCGTGGCTGCCCGAGTGGGAAATCCCGCGCAAGGATTTCGCGTGGATCGAAGAACTCATCCGCGAATGGTCTCCAGGCTGGAACTTCGGGGAGGCAGAAATGCGTCCACTGAAGGACAACTTCGAGGACCCGCAACGGCTGAAGGCAGCACTCTCGTACTACCGACAGCTTCCCCGCAGCCTCATCAGCTCCCCGTCACGGCGGCTGATCTTCGCGCCGGTCGCGACGCCCACCCGCATGCTCTACGGCCTGCGCGACGGCTGTATCGGCCCTGAGCTGTTCCAAAGCCAGGAGCGGCGGTTCTCCAAGGGGCTGGACCTGATCCCGCTGGACGCAGGGCACTTCATGCAATGGGAGCAGCCTGATGTCTTCGCTAGGCTGGTGATCGATTTTCTGAAAGCGGCTTGAAGCGCGCTTCACACCATTGGAGATAGCCGTGAACGTGATCGATACCTTGACCCGGCGAAACGCAGCCTTCTCCATCAGCGGCTTTTTGCCCGACCTGAAGATTCTGCCGTCGATGGCCACACTGATCATCGGCTGCGTCGATCCCCGCGTCGATCCCGTCGACATCTTCAAGCTGCAGGCCGGCGAAGCCGCGGTCATCCGCAACATCGGCGGTCGAGTCGACAAGACCGTCTTTCAGACCATGGCGGTGCTCCGTGCCGTGGCGCAGGCCGCCGGCAAGGACGTGGGCGCGGGATGGAACCTCATCGTTCTGCATCACACCGATTGCGGCATCACCGGCTGCTTTCATCACGCGCCGGAACTGCTGGCGAAGTATCTCGGCGTGGCCGTCACCGATCTCGACGCATTGGCCGTCACTGATCCCTACAAGGCGGTTGCCATCGATGTCGCCGCCTTGAAAGCCAATCCTCAGCTGCCCGGCGGCTTCACGGTCACCGGCCTCGTCTACGACGTCATGACCGGTCGCGTCGAAACCGTTGTGCCGCCGGCTCTCCTGCGTGCCGAAACCAAGTCCTGATGGATGACCTGCCGATCAGCCGGTCGGACCATCTGCCGTCTGCGCCACCCGCAACAAGGTCTCGACGAAGTTCCTGCTGACCGGGTCATCGTCATCACGTGGTCTGAGGATGCCGAGCTCGATCGCTGCGGCCGCCCCTTGCAGCGGCCGGTACTGAACGCCTTGCCGGCGCAGGTTCTGCACGGAGGCCGGAACCAGCGCGAAGCCCATGCCGCAGGCGACGAGGCTGATCACGGTCTGCATCTGGCGCGCTTGCTGGGTGATCCGTGGCGCGAAACCCACGGCGCGGCACTCGCCGATGATCAGGTCGAACAGGCCCGGAGCGATGTCTCGTGGCGGGATGATGAAGCTTTCGTTCGCCAGGGTCTTGAGGTCCACCGCCTTGTCGCCTCGGGTCAGGCGATGCCCGGTCGGCGCCGCCAGCATCAGCTGCTCCTGGGCCACGGCTTCGAAATGCAGATCCGGTGCGTCGAGCGGCCCGAGACCGATGCCGAGATCGAGGCGGGCGGCGCGGATCTCGCGAACCTGGGCATCCGTGGTCAGTTCGTGGAGATGCACTTCCACACCCGGATACAGGCTGCGGAACTCCTTCAGTGCCGGCGGCAGGATGCCGTAGTCGGCGATCGACACGAAGCCGATCGACAGGGTGCCGACATCGCCCCGTCCGGCATTGCGAGCCATCTCCTTGCCGCGCTCGAGCCGCGCCAGCACGGCACGCATCTCGTCGAAGAACACCTGGCCAGCGGCGGTCAGGCTGACGCCGCGATTGGTCCGGTCCAGCAGCCGCACACCCAGTTCATCCTCGAGCGCTTTGAGCTGGGTCGACAACGGTGGCTGCGACACATGCAGGCGCAGCGCTGCTCGCGAGAAGCTGCGCTCCTCGGCAACGGCGATGAAGTACTTGAGCTGGCGCAGATCCACTATTCGTGACTCCTATACCGGACGGCCGTAATTGGTATTGGCCAGTATAGAAGACGCCGACCAGAATCCTGTCATCGCCGCACCGCCGGCAGCACAACAGGATGTTACCGATGCCCGCTCTCCGCTCCCGCACCAGTACCGCTGGCCGCAATATGGCTGGCGCCCGCGCGCTGTGGCGAGCCACCGGCATGAAGGATGGCGACTTCGGCAAGCCGATCATCGCGGTGGCCAATTCCTTCACCCAGTTCGTGCCCGGCCATGTGCATCTGAAGGACCTCGGCCAGCTGGTGATCAGCGAGATCGACAAGGCCGGCGGCGTCGGCAAGGAGTTCAACACCATCGCCGTCGACGACGGCATCGCCATGGGTCACGACGGCATGCTCTACAGCCTGCCGTCGCGTGATCTGATCGCCGACAGCATCGAATTCATGTGCAACGCGCACACTGCGGATGCTCTGGTCTGCATCTCGAACTGCGACAAGATCACGCCGGGCATGCTGATGGCCGCACTCCGCCTGAACATCCCGGTGATCTTCGTCTCCGGCGGGCCGATGGAAGCCGGCCGCACGATGCTCGCCGGCAAGCCGGTGTCGCTGGACTTGATCGATGCGATGGTCGCTGCCGCCGATGACCGGGTATCCGATGCCGACGTGCAGACCATCGAGCGCTCGGCGTGCCCCACCTGCGGCTCCTGCTCGGGCATGTTCACCGCCAATTCGATGAACTGCCTGACTGAGGCGCTGGGCCTGGCGCTGCCCGGCAACGGTTCGCTGCTGGCCACCCATGCCGATCGCGAAAAGCTGTTCCGTGAAGCCGGACGCCGGATCGTCGAACTGGCCTTGCGCTACTACCGGGACGACGACGAGCGCGCGCTGCCGCGCAGCATTGCCAGCCAGGCGGCGTTCGAGAATGCGATGTCGCTGGACATCGCGATGGGCGGTTCCAGCAACACCGTGCTGCACCTGCTTGCCGCGGCACAGGAAGGCGGCATCGATTTCACGATGCAGGACATCGATCGGCTGTCGCGACGGGTGCCGACCTTGTGCAAGGTCGCACCTTCAAGCTCGATGCATCTGGAAGACGTGCATCGCGCCGGCGGCGTCATGGCCATCCTCGGCGAACTGGATCGCGCCGGCTTGCTCGATACGTCGCTGCCCACGGTGCACTCGACCACGCTGGCCACGGCACTCGAGCGCTGGGATGTGGCGCGCAGCAGCGATGCCGACGTGCAGACGTTCTTTCGCGCCGGCCCTGCCGGCATCCCGACCCAGCGCGCGTTCTCGCAGGACTGTCGGTATCCAGACCTCGATCTCGATCGCGCGAAGGGCTGCATACGCTCGGCAGCTTCCGCCTTCAGTGCCGATGGCGGTCTCGCGGTGCTGTCCGGCAACCTCGCGGAGCGCGGCTGCATCGTCAAGACCGCCGGGGTCGACGAAAGCCTGCTGGTGTTCCGTGGCCCGGCGATAGTCTTCGAAAGTCAGGACGCGGCGGTGGAAGCGATTCTCGCCAGCCGGGTGAAAGCCGGCGATGCGGTGATCATCCGCTACGAAGGTCCGCGCGGCGGCCCCGGCATGCAGGAGATGCTCTATCCGACCAGCTATCTGAAGTCGAAGGGCCTCGGCAAGCACTGCGCGCTGATCACCGATGGCCGCTTCTCCGGTGGCACCGCGGGGCTATCCATCGGCCATGTATCACCCGAGGCCGCCGAGGGCGGCAGCATCGCGCTGATCGAGACCGGCGACGTGATCCTGATCGACATTCCGCAACGGATCATTCGCGTGGAGATCGACGACGCCACGCTGGCGCAGCGTCGCGCGGCGCAGCTTGCGAAAGGCTGGAAGCCGGCGTCGCCTCGCAAGCGGCAAGTCAGCACCGCACTGAAGGTCTATGCCGCCTTGACCACCAGCGCCGACAAGGGCGCGGTGCGGAATCGGGACTTGCTCGACGCCTGATTCGCGCAACCGACGAGCAAGCGCTCAGTGCGCCAACGCGTAGTCGATCGCGGCAGTCACTGCAGCCACCTGCGCGGCGACGCATTGCTCGGGACTTGCGCGCGGGCTGTCCGGATAGACCTCGGTCGTGGTCTTGTAGCGGGCCGTGGTGACGCTGGCGCAGAGCCCGAGCCGCTTCAGCGGATAGCGGATCACGCCGGGCGCAACAACTGCCGATCCGATGATCTTGCCGTCGCCGTCGGACGGGGCGATGTGGGTAACCGCGGCCACCGCGGCAATCACGGCTTGCTGGAACGCAGGCTGCGGTTGCTCGACATCGTCGACCAGATAGAAGCCATCGGGAATCTCGCCCGGAACATGCGCGATGCCATCGCGAGCCGCGAGAGCCGGACGAAACTCGGACTCGTCGGTATCGGTGGTTTCATGAAGATCGACATGCACGATCACGCGCTCGCGCAGCGGCGCGACGAGGCGCATCAGCGCTTCCGCTTCCTGCGCCGGGCTGGGCTCGCGGAACGACCGGTTCGGGTCGACGGCATGCATGTTCCAGCGCTGGATCGTCTCGTAGCCCCAGGGGCTGACACAGGGCGCGACGATCAGATTGACCCGGCCGAGACAGGGCGCGGCGTGGCGATCGAGAAAGCGCAGGGCGCCCAGAACGCCGCTGGTTTCGTAGCCGTGGACGCCGCCGGTGACCAGCACGCAGGGCAGGTCGTCATGCCAGTCAAGGCTCTTGACGGCAAACAGCGGGTAGCGCGCCGGGTGATAGTCCAGTCGTCCGTACTGCACCACCTCGTAGCGGGAGCGCAGCGTTTCGATGGCCTGCAGCACGTCCGTCTCATAGCTGCGCTTGCAGGTCTGTCGCGCTCGCCAGGCCGACACTTCGGCAGCACCCCAAGGCTGTCCGGGAGTGCCGATCGGGTAGGGATCATGGGCGGCCATCAGCTCACTCGCTCTGCTTGCAGGGGTGGAAGGACGTTAGCACCCCTCCGTCATCGGCTGCGCCCCAATCGCATGCCGCAGCGCTTCGGGCAGACCCTTTACGTCCGGCGGCAGGATCGGCGCTTGCTGACTTCAGCGCATACCGGTCCAACAGGAGATACGTGATGGCATTTACGTTGATGAAACTGCCTTTCGACATGGAAGCGCTGCAGCCGACGCTCTCGAAGGAAACGCTGGAATTCCATTACGGCAAGCACCACAAGACCTATGTCGAAACGGCCAACAAGCTGATCGTCGGCACCGAGTTCGAGAACGCTTCCCTGGAGGAAACCGTCAAGCGCTCCTCGGGCAAGCTTTTCAACAATACCGCCCAGATCTGGAATCACGATTTCTACTGGAACAGCCTGACACCGGACGCCATCGGCCCCGGTGACAAGATCGGCTCGGCCTTGAGCCAGAGTTTCGGCAGCGTCAAGGCTTTCAAGAAGACGTTCGAAGAGACCGCCGTCGGGAATTTCGGCTCGGGCTGGACCTGGCTCGTGCAGAAGCCCGATGGCAGCCTCGCAATCGTCAACACCCAGGGTGCCGCCACCCCGCTGACCACCGACGACAAGGCGCTCCTGACCTGCGACGTCTGGGAGCACGCCTACTACATCGACTATCGAAACGCCCGGCCCAAATACCTGGAAGGCTACTGGAGCATCGCCAACTGGAGCTTCGCCGAAAGCCGGCTTGGCTGATTCATCGACTCCGGTTTCCCGGGGCATTTTCCAGGCGGGCGCAAATGGGCAACGGCTTTCAGCAGGGCAGAAATCGATCGAATGCTGGAAGCTTGCTGGAGAGTGCCCGGCTGCTGACCAGCAATGCCGCAGAGCTGGTGGAATGTGTCAAGACTTACCGCGCACACATCGCTGGCATCCGTATTGAGATCGAGCAGATCCGCGATGGCGCAGCCCGCGCGCGGCGGGGTGATTGGGGTGCCTTGCCGGCCCGCGGCGAAGAGCACGCCGACGCAGTTTCCGAACCCCGAGCCGATCCATCGTCGCGTGATCCTCACGATCCAAAGGGCAGAGCGGTGATCGTGACGGCTCTGCTCGTGGTGTTCATCGGCATCATCGGCCGCGCTTCACGCAGGCAGTCCTGAAGGCCGTCATGGGTCTGTCGAACCTCAGCATGCCCAGCCCGGAGCGGCTGTCGGCCCTGGAGGCGGGACTGATTCATGTCAGTGATCGGAAGCCCGGCATCATCCGCGAACGGCACGGCGACGGCTTTCGTTACCGCGGCAAGGATGGCGTCTTGATTGCCGATGAAAACCTGCTGACGCGTCTGCGGAAGCTCGCCATTCCGCCAGCCTATGAACAGGTCTGGATCTGTCCTCATCCCAACGGCCACCTCCAGGCGACTGGGCGCGATGCCCGCGGCCGGAAGCAGTATCGGTATCACGTCCGCTGGCGGACAGTCCGCGACACCAGCAAGTACGACCGCATGCAGGCGTTCGGCTTGCGCCTGCCAGCGATCCGGCGGCGAGTCGAACAGGATCTGCGTCTTCCCGGATTGCCGCGCGAGAAGGTTCTCGCGGTCATTCTTCGCCTGCTCGAGACGACGCTGATCCGCGTCGGCAATGACGAGTATGCACGCGACAACGGCAGCTTCGGCCTGACCACGCTGCGCAATCGTCACGTCGATATTGCCGGCGGCCGTTTGCGCTTCTCGTTCGTCGGCAAGAGCGGCATCCGCCACGAGGCGGGTGTTGAAGATGCGCGGCTGGTTCGCATCATCAAGCGCTGCATGGAATTGCCGGGTCAGGAGCTGTTCCAGTACCTCGACGAAAGCGGCGAGCGTCGCACCCTGGGCTCTGCAGACGTCAACGACTATCTGCGAAATGCCTCCGGCGCCGAGTTCACGGCGAAGGATTACCGAACCTGGGCCGGCAGTGTCATGGCCTATCGGGCCCTGTGCAAACCGCTGGGCCAATCAGCGGAAGAATTGCCGACGGTGCGTCGTGTCGTCGAGGTCATCAAGGACATCGCTGCGGGCCTTGGCAACACGCCTGCGGTCTGTCGCAAGTGCTATGTGCATCCGGCGGTGCTGGATGCCTACATGGACGGCCGCTTGGGCAACGTGATTCCGGCAAAACCCAAACGTGGCCTGAAGATCGACGAAGCTGCATTCCTGCAATTCATCAGCGCGCTGACCAGCCGCCGTACTGCCAGGAAGCCGGCAACGAAGTAGCGGCAGCAGCCCGCGGGCCAATCAGGGGCGGGCATGCGCGGTGCACATGACGTTGTGAACAGCTTGTCATCAGCGAGCCCGCATCCCACCGCCGTGCCAGGACAGCCATCAAGAATGAGTCAATTACAAGGTCGTGCCCAAGGCATCGACGTTGCCCATGTGCTGAAGAACATCGCCTGGGCGGTCGGCCTGATCGTGCTGTTTGCCGTGGTCGGCCGCTTTCTTCTGCTGGTGTTCGCAGCCGCCCTGATCGCCGTGGCATTCAGCATTCTGGCCAGATTGGTCAAGCGATGGACCGGCATGTCGACCACAGCCGCTCTCGGCATCGTCTGCGTGGTGATACTGGCACTGCTGGTCGTGCTGGGCATCTTCAGCGGCCCGAGTCTGATCGACCAGGGCCAGCAACTCGGCACGCAGTTGATGACCTGGCAGAAGGAAACGCACGGATGGCTCGGCCAACGTGGCTGGGGTCGGCAACTGCTCGAACGACTCAACTCGGGACAAGGCACTGAAGCCGTGAGTCAGGCGGGCGGGGCCGTGATGGGGATCTTCGGTGCGCTCGGCGCATTGCTGGTCGCCGTTGCGGCAGCGCTGTACTTCGCCGGCGATCCCGGCTTGTACGTCCACGGCGTGATCCGGCTGTTTCCGCCGGAACGTCGTGAGCGCATGCGCGAGATCTTCGACGCCTGCGGCGCAACGCTGAGCCGCTGGTTGCTGGGTCAGGCCATCGGCATGGCTTTCGTCACGATACTGGTCTATGTCGGCCTGACGGTACTGGGCGTGCCGCTGGCGCCACTGCTGGCGCTGATTGCCGGCTTGCTGAATTTCGTGCCGTACGTCGGCGCCTTCGCCGGTTCGGTACCGGCGCTGATGGTGGCCGCCAATGGCGATCCGCAAACGATGATCTGGGTCGCCGTGCTGTTCCTGGCCGTGCAGATGATCCACGGCTACGTCATCGATCCGCGCATTCAGGAAAAGACCGCCAGTCTGCCGCCGGCCATGTCGATCCTGTCGCAGACCGTGCTCGGCATGCTGTTCGGCATCATCGGCATCGTGCTGGCAACGCCGATCCTCGCCGTGCTCATCACCATTGTCCGCATGGCCTATGTCGAGGACGTGCTGGAGCAACCCAAGGAGGCGGTGGATGACTCGCTTGCCGTCGCAGACGAGCCCGCCGCTGCTCTGGAGCAAGCTTAGCCAGCGCGTTTCCGTTTCGGCTTGCTGGCGGCTTTTTCGGCCGCCGCAGGCTGCGCATGACCGGCTCCTTGCTTGCGCTTCGCCAGGCTGTTGGCAAGGAGTTCGGTCAGGTCGATGACGTTCGAGCCCCGTGCTTCGGTCGGGGCTTCTTCGATCGGCTCCACATGCTCGGTTTCGCCTGCCTTGATCTTCCGACTGACCAGCTTGTTGATCGCCGTGCTGAAGCTGTCGGTGTAGTCCTTGTGCTGCCATTTCGCGGTCATGTCGTGGATGAGCTGGGCGCCCATCTTCAGTTCACCGGCCTTGAGGCTGGCGGCAGCTTTTCCGGCGGCCGGAAGCTTCAAGCCTTCGGTCGAACGGATCTCGCTTTCCCAGCGGATGGTGTTGAGCATCAAGGCTGAACCGAGCGGCATCAAGGCCGCCAGATGTTCCTTGGTGTGCATGATGATCCGGGCGATGCCGATCACGTCGGCGGTCAGCATCGATTCGCGCAGCAGCGCGTAGACCTTCCCGCTCTTGCCGACCGGCTCGAGGATGTACGGCTTCTCCAGCAGCGGGAAGGCGATCTCGCTGGCCTTGACGAAGCATTCGATCTCGATGGTCTGAGTCGATTTCGGGAAGGCCGCCTTGATCTCGTCTTCGCTGAGCACGACGTATTCGCCATCTTCCTGCTTGATGCCCTTGACGACGTTTTCCTTGGCGATATCACGGCCGGTGCGCTTGTTGACGCGCTTGTAGCCCACCGGGTCCATCGAGCGTTTGTCGAGCCAGTCGAAATCGATGCCGCTGTCCTCGGTCGCGGGATACAGGGCTATGGGGATGTGCACGAGCCCGAAGGTGATCGCACCTTTCCATACGGGACGCGGCATGGGGTTTCTCCTAGGGTGAACAAGTGGGTGGCAGTTCAGGCTTTGTAGTCCAGCAACTTCATCGCCGCCGTCAGGCTGCAGGCGGAATCGGCGTAGTCCTTCCAGGGATCGTTGCCGCGATCGAGGCGGGTATGGACGCTGGCCACCGTCCAGTGATCGCCGCCACGCAGCGACGCCAGTTCCTGCCAGTTCACCGGTACCGAAATGCCGAGGCCGGATCGGGCGCGTGCCGACCAGGCCGAGACGGTGCTGGCACCGGGACCGTTGCGCAGGTAATCGATGTAGATCTTGCCGATGCGATTCTTCGGGCCACTCTTGGCGACGAAGCGCTGAGGCAGCGCCTTTGCCAGATGCTGGACGACCGTCTGCGCGAAGCCTTTGACCGTGTCCCGGTCATGGCGCCTGAGCAGCGGCACGACCACGTGCAGACCCTTGCCGCCGCTGGTCTTCAGGAAGCCCGGCAAGCCGAGCTGCTTCAGGAAGGCATGCATCAGTTCCGCGGCTTCCTGCACCTGCGGCCAGGCGATGCCGGCACCGGGGTCAAGATCGAAGATCATGCGGTCGGCACGCGCCACCGAACGGTTCGAGGTGTTCAGCGTGTGGAACTCGACGACGTTCCATTGCGCCGCCGACAGCAGGCCCGCCTTGTTGGTCACTTCAAGCATCGGCGGATGCTCGGGGTCGAGCCTGGTATCGAGCTTGCGAACGCCGGGCAGCTTTTCCGTCCCGGCATGCTTCTGGAAGAACTGCTGTCCGGCAACGCCATCCGGTGCGCGCAGCAGTGCTACCGGCCGGCCTTTCAGATGATCGATCATCAGATCGCCGACCAGGCCGTAATAGCGGACCAGGTCGAGCTTGGTGGTGCCGGTCTGCGTATCGATGACGCGCTCAGGATGGGTGACCTTGAGGCGCGACGCCGGGGCAGTGCCTTTCATGTCGATGCTCTTTTCGCGGACGATCGCCGCTGCGGGTTTGTCGGCTCGCAAGCCCCGGAATACGGCATGCCGCAGCTGGCCCTGCGCGGTCCACTGCGCGAAGGACACTTCGGCAATCAGCTTGGGCGTGACCCAGTGCGGCTTGCCGTCGACTTTCGGTGTCCTGGCCAAGGGGCATTGCTTGATGGTCAGTTTCTCGAGCTGGC from Nevskia ramosa DSM 11499 includes the following:
- the yghU gene encoding glutathione-dependent disulfide-bond oxidoreductase: MTDSTAYTPPKIWTWENENGGHFASINRPIAGPTHDKELPVGKHPLQLYSLATPNGVKVTLMLEELLAAGHAGAEYDAWLIRILEGDQFSSGYVLANPNSKIPVLVDHGTQSPIRVFESGSILLYLAEKFGAFLPTSAYERTQALNWLFWQMGSAPYLGGGFGHFYAYAPSKMEYPINRFTMEVKRQLDVLNRQLGEHQYLAGSEYSIADMAVWPWYGGLVLGRLYGAAEFLQAESYEHVMRWAREIDARPAAKRGQMVNRNWGEPAGQLVERHDASDFELRTQDKIGAKP
- a CDS encoding TetR/AcrR family transcriptional regulator, coding for MALARATDAFWSTGFSGTSLDRLCEATDMNRPSLYLAFGDKRALYLAALGQYIEQSSQAIAAALDYDLPLAVALTQLYEFTLTVYLPKAANARGCFMISTAVPEAMDDDEIRSLLRAAVTEFDRLVCARLLHARQIGELPEASDPATLASIATAVVHTLAIRARAGEPRKALMAIAAAAVMMICGPAGPAARTGRRCAVR
- a CDS encoding alpha/beta fold hydrolase; its protein translation is MAIDEIKHCRIESNGLDVGYVSRGEGPLVMFLHGFPDTYRGFLPILDQVAAAGYRAVAPALRGYAHSAIAPDGDYRVEASAKDVLGIADALGADRFSIVGHDWGAVTAYATSNLAPERIARMITAGVPHTGHFLLNIRLRQLIRSSYMLRFQLPWLPEWEIPRKDFAWIEELIREWSPGWNFGEAEMRPLKDNFEDPQRLKAALSYYRQLPRSLISSPSRRLIFAPVATPTRMLYGLRDGCIGPELFQSQERRFSKGLDLIPLDAGHFMQWEQPDVFARLVIDFLKAA
- a CDS encoding carbonic anhydrase — protein: MATLIIGCVDPRVDPVDIFKLQAGEAAVIRNIGGRVDKTVFQTMAVLRAVAQAAGKDVGAGWNLIVLHHTDCGITGCFHHAPELLAKYLGVAVTDLDALAVTDPYKAVAIDVAALKANPQLPGGFTVTGLVYDVMTGRVETVVPPALLRAETKS
- a CDS encoding LysR family transcriptional regulator produces the protein MDLRQLKYFIAVAEERSFSRAALRLHVSQPPLSTQLKALEDELGVRLLDRTNRGVSLTAAGQVFFDEMRAVLARLERGKEMARNAGRGDVGTLSIGFVSIADYGILPPALKEFRSLYPGVEVHLHELTTDAQVREIRAARLDLGIGLGPLDAPDLHFEAVAQEQLMLAAPTGHRLTRGDKAVDLKTLANESFIIPPRDIAPGLFDLIIGECRAVGFAPRITQQARQMQTVISLVACGMGFALVPASVQNLRRQGVQYRPLQGAAAAIELGILRPRDDDDPVSRNFVETLLRVAQTADGPTG
- the ilvD gene encoding dihydroxy-acid dehydratase; this translates as MPALRSRTSTAGRNMAGARALWRATGMKDGDFGKPIIAVANSFTQFVPGHVHLKDLGQLVISEIDKAGGVGKEFNTIAVDDGIAMGHDGMLYSLPSRDLIADSIEFMCNAHTADALVCISNCDKITPGMLMAALRLNIPVIFVSGGPMEAGRTMLAGKPVSLDLIDAMVAAADDRVSDADVQTIERSACPTCGSCSGMFTANSMNCLTEALGLALPGNGSLLATHADREKLFREAGRRIVELALRYYRDDDERALPRSIASQAAFENAMSLDIAMGGSSNTVLHLLAAAQEGGIDFTMQDIDRLSRRVPTLCKVAPSSSMHLEDVHRAGGVMAILGELDRAGLLDTSLPTVHSTTLATALERWDVARSSDADVQTFFRAGPAGIPTQRAFSQDCRYPDLDLDRAKGCIRSAASAFSADGGLAVLSGNLAERGCIVKTAGVDESLLVFRGPAIVFESQDAAVEAILASRVKAGDAVIIRYEGPRGGPGMQEMLYPTSYLKSKGLGKHCALITDGRFSGGTAGLSIGHVSPEAAEGGSIALIETGDVILIDIPQRIIRVEIDDATLAQRRAAQLAKGWKPASPRKRQVSTALKVYAALTTSADKGAVRNRDLLDA
- a CDS encoding M14 family metallopeptidase, producing MAAHDPYPIGTPGQPWGAAEVSAWRARQTCKRSYETDVLQAIETLRSRYEVVQYGRLDYHPARYPLFAVKSLDWHDDLPCVLVTGGVHGYETSGVLGALRFLDRHAAPCLGRVNLIVAPCVSPWGYETIQRWNMHAVDPNRSFREPSPAQEAEALMRLVAPLRERVIVHVDLHETTDTDESEFRPALAARDGIAHVPGEIPDGFYLVDDVEQPQPAFQQAVIAAVAAVTHIAPSDGDGKIIGSAVVAPGVIRYPLKRLGLCASVTTARYKTTTEVYPDSPRASPEQCVAAQVAAVTAAIDYALAH
- a CDS encoding superoxide dismutase; this translates as MAFTLMKLPFDMEALQPTLSKETLEFHYGKHHKTYVETANKLIVGTEFENASLEETVKRSSGKLFNNTAQIWNHDFYWNSLTPDAIGPGDKIGSALSQSFGSVKAFKKTFEETAVGNFGSGWTWLVQKPDGSLAIVNTQGAATPLTTDDKALLTCDVWEHAYYIDYRNARPKYLEGYWSIANWSFAESRLG